The Nocardia arthritidis genome has a window encoding:
- a CDS encoding ATP-binding protein, protein MSATRRPAADPAVKPIEITPELKSLMRRLKLGQLLDTLPERLALARSNRLPHHDFLEMLFADEVARRDRQSEQRRAKTAHLDPQMHLAAWDDSTAVTFDRELWAELTSMRFLADAYNVLIMGPVGVGKTFLANALGHIAVRRHHTVHTERADKLFKRLRGARLDSSYEDEMRKLHRVDLLIIDDLALHRLEAPETNDFYELIVERHRKASTVITSNREPPEILTMMADPLLAQSAMDRLQSAAYELVVEGESYRQRQKPRRGKPADPAHSD, encoded by the coding sequence ATGAGCGCCACTCGCCGTCCCGCCGCCGACCCGGCGGTCAAACCGATCGAGATCACCCCGGAGCTGAAGTCGCTGATGCGCAGGCTCAAGCTCGGCCAGCTCCTGGACACCCTCCCCGAGCGGTTGGCGTTGGCACGGTCGAATCGGCTGCCGCACCACGATTTCCTGGAAATGCTGTTCGCCGACGAGGTCGCCCGCCGCGACCGGCAATCCGAGCAACGCCGCGCCAAGACCGCCCACCTGGACCCGCAGATGCACCTGGCGGCATGGGACGACTCGACCGCGGTCACCTTCGACCGCGAACTCTGGGCCGAACTCACCTCGATGAGGTTCCTCGCCGACGCCTACAACGTATTGATCATGGGGCCGGTCGGGGTCGGAAAGACGTTCCTGGCCAACGCATTAGGACACATCGCGGTCCGCCGCCACCACACTGTTCACACCGAACGCGCCGACAAACTGTTCAAACGACTGCGCGGAGCACGCCTCGACAGCAGCTACGAAGACGAGATGCGCAAACTGCACCGCGTCGACTTGCTGATCATCGATGACCTGGCCCTGCACCGACTCGAAGCACCCGAGACCAACGACTTCTACGAACTGATCGTCGAGCGCCACCGCAAGGCCTCCACGGTGATCACCAGCAACCGGGAACCTCCGGAGATCCTGACCATGATGGCCGACCCACTGCTGGCGCAATCGGCGATGGACCGGCTCCAGTCCGCGGCCTACGAACTCGTCGTCGAGGGCGAATCCTACCGGCAACGGCAGAAGCCCCGCCGCGGCAAACCAGCCGATCCGGCCCACTCGGATTGA
- the mycP gene encoding type VII secretion-associated serine protease mycosin, whose protein sequence is MSGSFGVGVAQADHPPAVNPSLLPPGDPAVPPVATEFPPNSKCADIVTGGDAPTPPAAWKSLGLERAWQFSKGAGQLVAVIDTGVARHKRLPGLIPGGDFVANPGDGTEDCDAHGTFVAGLIAASQVDGSWFSGVAPEARILSIRQTSKAYQEKGAAQNKSPDSLPDGFGRLSTIAAAIRRAVDMHATVINISIDWCGPSNDLDGDVGAAVQYAFQNNVVVVAAAGNNDTEPCKPVNTVVDPLNPTADSWKNVVVNVSPARWDDYVLSVGSISDNGAPSTFTVPGPWVGVAAPGENLVSLNPLSDGLATGRNFQNQQTSISGTSFAAPLVSGVVALVRARYPQLSAGEVIKRIEATAHAPYGGWNQYVGYGSVDPIAALTAEVSSAPLQPKLPAPPKTNQLATPAAPPPPDNSARNVALIGTGIIAGTLILGYLASFPIRRKFGVRSDEM, encoded by the coding sequence ATGAGTGGGTCGTTCGGAGTCGGTGTGGCGCAGGCGGATCATCCCCCTGCGGTGAATCCGTCGCTGCTACCGCCCGGAGATCCGGCAGTGCCGCCGGTCGCGACCGAGTTTCCGCCGAATTCGAAGTGCGCGGACATTGTCACCGGCGGTGATGCGCCCACGCCCCCGGCCGCATGGAAGTCCCTCGGCCTGGAGCGCGCATGGCAATTTTCCAAGGGTGCCGGTCAGCTCGTCGCGGTGATCGATACCGGTGTCGCACGGCACAAACGACTGCCGGGGTTGATTCCCGGCGGTGACTTCGTCGCGAATCCCGGTGACGGCACCGAGGACTGCGATGCGCACGGCACCTTTGTCGCGGGACTCATCGCTGCGTCTCAGGTAGATGGCTCATGGTTTTCCGGTGTCGCTCCGGAAGCCAGGATCCTGAGCATCCGGCAGACCAGTAAGGCGTATCAGGAAAAGGGCGCCGCACAGAACAAATCTCCGGATAGCCTCCCCGACGGTTTCGGAAGGCTGTCGACCATCGCCGCCGCGATCAGACGAGCTGTCGACATGCACGCCACGGTCATCAATATTTCGATCGACTGGTGCGGGCCCAGTAACGACCTCGACGGAGATGTCGGTGCCGCGGTGCAATACGCGTTTCAGAACAATGTGGTCGTGGTCGCGGCGGCGGGCAACAACGACACCGAACCGTGCAAACCGGTGAATACCGTTGTGGATCCGCTGAATCCGACAGCCGACTCGTGGAAAAACGTGGTGGTCAATGTCAGCCCTGCCCGCTGGGACGACTATGTGCTGTCGGTCGGCTCGATCAGCGATAACGGTGCTCCCTCTACCTTCACCGTGCCCGGTCCGTGGGTAGGTGTGGCCGCGCCCGGGGAGAACCTCGTCTCGCTCAACCCCTTATCCGACGGCCTCGCAACGGGTAGGAATTTCCAGAACCAGCAGACCTCGATCAGCGGAACCAGTTTCGCCGCGCCCTTGGTTTCCGGCGTTGTCGCGCTTGTCCGAGCTCGCTACCCGCAGCTGAGTGCGGGCGAGGTGATCAAGCGAATCGAGGCGACCGCCCACGCACCGTACGGCGGCTGGAACCAGTACGTCGGGTACGGCTCGGTGGATCCGATCGCGGCACTGACCGCCGAGGTATCCAGTGCCCCACTACAACCCAAACTCCCGGCCCCGCCGAAAACCAACCAACTGGCGACGCCTGCCGCGCCGCCGCCGCCCGACAACAGCGCACGCAATGTCGCGCTGATCGGCACCGGAATCATCGCAGGCACACTGATTCTCGGTTACCTCGCGTCCTTCCCGATCCGACGCAAGTTCGGAGTCAGATCCGACGAGATGTAG
- the eccD gene encoding type VII secretion integral membrane protein EccD: protein MTHARLDHIDEESSRGIVRAPDLARVTILAKHTQVDMAIPVDVPVALVIPSVVDMVAQHSRTNDFDNEGERFEPAEWVLARIGHPPFSNSLSLGEHGVRDGELLMLESASHTAPTPLFDDIMYNVAIADADHYRTWTPKIARITGSVLAALTMLVGCFGLLTAPGSLPGWVGGGIALGVTVLFVVAGMVLSRMYGDTATALVLGGCALPTAFTAGMLFVPGDYGWAHFLLGSVLVGATAVLAWRVTGVGLALFIGTSTLAIYAVPAALVGLLAHVENRAIGAGVAALGLAGLSLSPRISMVLASLPLPPVPSPGTPIDPTEDDPDDHRALPTMDVLRAKAERARMYLAGLVAATTLVTAAGALAATDPGSGDPYWQGIALALVCAVVLMFRSRTYAGAEQAVVLIAGGASIVLIMLIGASFGPKDITVLPLAIFGAALLILLAALILGIIIPNQTATPPMRRGVELLEYAFVAAVLPLVFWVTDLYSVVRNL from the coding sequence TTGACGCACGCGCGACTTGACCACATCGACGAAGAATCATCGCGCGGCATAGTGCGCGCGCCGGACTTGGCCAGGGTGACCATCCTGGCCAAGCACACGCAGGTGGATATGGCGATCCCGGTCGACGTGCCGGTCGCGCTGGTCATCCCGAGCGTCGTCGATATGGTCGCTCAGCACAGCCGGACCAACGACTTCGACAACGAGGGCGAACGTTTCGAGCCGGCCGAATGGGTGCTCGCCCGCATCGGACATCCCCCGTTCTCCAATTCGCTCAGCCTCGGTGAGCACGGGGTCCGCGACGGTGAGCTGCTCATGTTGGAGAGCGCGTCGCACACCGCGCCGACGCCGCTGTTCGACGACATCATGTACAACGTCGCGATCGCCGACGCCGACCACTACCGCACCTGGACCCCGAAGATCGCCAGGATCACCGGTTCGGTGCTCGCGGCGCTGACCATGCTGGTCGGCTGCTTCGGGCTGTTGACCGCGCCCGGCAGTCTGCCCGGGTGGGTCGGCGGCGGTATCGCGCTCGGCGTGACGGTGCTGTTCGTCGTCGCGGGCATGGTGTTGAGCCGGATGTACGGCGACACCGCCACCGCGCTGGTACTCGGCGGCTGCGCGCTGCCGACCGCGTTCACGGCGGGCATGCTTTTCGTGCCGGGCGATTACGGCTGGGCGCATTTCCTACTCGGCTCGGTGCTCGTCGGCGCGACCGCAGTACTCGCGTGGCGGGTCACCGGCGTCGGCCTCGCGCTGTTCATCGGCACGAGCACGCTCGCGATATACGCGGTGCCCGCCGCGCTGGTCGGGTTGCTCGCCCATGTCGAGAACCGGGCCATCGGCGCGGGCGTCGCGGCGCTCGGTCTCGCCGGGCTCTCGCTGTCGCCGCGGATATCGATGGTGCTGGCGAGCCTGCCGCTGCCGCCGGTGCCGTCGCCGGGCACGCCGATCGACCCCACCGAGGACGATCCGGACGACCATCGCGCGCTGCCGACGATGGATGTGTTGCGCGCCAAGGCCGAACGGGCGCGGATGTACCTCGCAGGCCTGGTCGCCGCGACCACGCTCGTGACGGCCGCCGGAGCGCTCGCGGCCACCGATCCCGGCTCGGGTGACCCGTATTGGCAGGGCATCGCGCTCGCGCTGGTCTGCGCGGTGGTGCTGATGTTCCGCAGCCGCACCTATGCGGGCGCCGAACAGGCCGTCGTGTTGATCGCGGGAGGTGCGAGCATCGTGCTGATCATGCTGATCGGCGCCAGCTTCGGACCCAAGGACATCACCGTGCTGCCGCTCGCCATCTTCGGCGCGGCGCTGCTCATCCTTCTCGCGGCCCTGATCCTCGGCATCATCATCCCGAACCAAACGGCGACACCCCCGATGCGCCGCGGCGTCGAACTCCTCGAATACGCCTTCGTCGCAGCGGTTTTGCCGCTCGTCTTCTGGGTGACCGATCTCTACTCCGTTGTCCGGAACCTGTGA
- the eccCa gene encoding type VII secretion protein EccCa encodes MSTVRFQRRARREMPRSPGGEVTLQPPPEIPRVTPGNLFLKMMPVVMIVGMVGMMALLFKTNGGFGSNPTSLMFPAMMMFSMVGMFAGQGGGKGQKAAEANEDRKDYLRYLDQVRRDVDETAKQQRASVEWSHPEPGLIWMLAGTSRMWERRAGDKDFCHARIGVGGQRLATRLVAPETGPVEELEPIAAVSLRRFVRAHSTVPDLPTAIAVKGFATIALDGDRGEARDMTRAMLLQLCMFQAPDQVLVAVVCGPDTAREWEWTKWLPHTQHPDAQDGIGTQRMFYGSIREATASLQPLIGNRVRYSRNQPANANMVHIVFVVDGGLLEAEEDQLRESGYEGVTIIDLCGYAPRLAVSRGIKMIVENGECVGRGATGNQERFALIDRISPEQAQQVARRLAPYRAATQRSSDVETDDSEVISTWSQLMGLGDIGTFNPESAWRPRYGRERLRVPFGVGADGMPVELDIKEAAENGMGPHGLCIGATGSGKSEFLRTLVLSLLATHSPDQLNLVLVDFKGGATFLGLEGVPHVAAVITNLEEEADLVDRMRDALAGEMNRRQEVLRAAGNFANVLEYEKARAAGADLDPLPALFVVLDEFSELLSQHPDFAELFVMIGRLGRSLHVHLLLASQRLEEGRLKGLESHLSYRIGLKTFSANESRQVLGVPDAYNLPNSPGGGYLKSDSGEIVRFQASYVSGPYVGGGSQRDNTVAGQAGEIDIKARPFTASHVDFRAVDRVPLPQVSQLEPEPKSDEGEQISNLNMLTSRIRGHGRPAHEIWLPPLGDAPTLDQLIPRSILTGEYSAVATLRAPIGIVDRPYDQRRDHMFVDLSGSRGNVAIVGGPQSGKSTALRTMIMALSMTHTAEQVQFYCLDFGGGTLGSLEGLPHVGSVTSRLEENKVRRTIAEMTTIVRSRELRFRQLGIESMVEFRRLRAMDPSSSPAAAGAHEDPFGDVFLVIDGFGSIRQDFDALEQTIMNLAVQGLSYGVHVVIALARWAEARPALKDQIGTRIELRLGDPMDSDLGRKFASLVPMGRPGRGMTPDCLHMLTGLPRIDGSSDQTTLGPAVADAVATIAAATPGRHAPQVRMLPEELPREQLYYLAGNWPSQLDPARANLRIPIGINESELAPVYLDFNESPHFIIIGDSKAGKTTLLRNIIDGIVASNTPDQARIILGDYRRTLLGAVPSNYLAGKGFTAEMFTDNMNDLPAYLARRQAPADVTPQQLRERSWWSGPELYVIVDDYDLVATSSGNPVQALLDYLPHARDLGFHVIIARRSGGASRAMYEAVIGRMRDLGSAGLIMSCNKDEGVLMGTTRPSFMPPGRGTFVTRDVEGLIQLAWTPSA; translated from the coding sequence ATGAGCACGGTCCGGTTCCAGCGGCGTGCGCGCCGGGAGATGCCGCGCTCTCCCGGCGGTGAGGTGACGCTGCAGCCGCCACCCGAAATCCCCAGGGTGACGCCGGGCAATCTGTTCCTCAAGATGATGCCCGTCGTCATGATCGTCGGCATGGTCGGAATGATGGCCCTGCTGTTCAAGACGAACGGCGGTTTCGGCTCGAATCCGACCAGCCTGATGTTCCCGGCCATGATGATGTTCTCGATGGTCGGCATGTTCGCCGGGCAGGGCGGCGGCAAGGGACAGAAGGCCGCCGAGGCCAACGAGGACCGCAAGGACTATCTGCGCTACCTCGATCAGGTCCGCCGCGATGTCGACGAAACCGCCAAGCAGCAGCGGGCTTCGGTGGAGTGGAGCCACCCCGAGCCGGGCCTGATCTGGATGCTCGCGGGCACCAGCCGCATGTGGGAGCGCCGCGCGGGCGACAAGGATTTCTGCCACGCCCGCATCGGCGTCGGCGGTCAGCGGTTGGCCACCCGGCTCGTGGCCCCGGAGACCGGTCCGGTCGAGGAATTGGAGCCCATCGCGGCGGTGTCGCTGCGCCGTTTCGTGCGCGCCCATTCCACCGTCCCGGATCTGCCCACCGCCATCGCGGTGAAGGGTTTCGCCACCATCGCGCTGGACGGCGACCGCGGCGAGGCCCGTGATATGACGCGGGCAATGTTGTTGCAGCTGTGCATGTTCCAGGCGCCGGACCAGGTGCTGGTCGCCGTCGTCTGCGGTCCCGACACCGCGCGCGAGTGGGAGTGGACCAAGTGGCTGCCGCACACCCAGCATCCCGACGCGCAGGACGGCATCGGCACCCAGCGCATGTTCTACGGCTCGATTCGCGAGGCCACCGCGAGCCTGCAGCCGCTGATCGGCAACCGGGTGCGCTACTCGCGCAACCAGCCGGCCAACGCCAATATGGTGCACATCGTCTTCGTGGTCGACGGCGGCCTGCTGGAGGCCGAAGAGGATCAGCTGCGCGAATCCGGGTACGAGGGCGTCACCATCATCGACCTGTGCGGTTACGCACCGCGCCTTGCCGTTTCACGCGGCATCAAGATGATCGTCGAGAACGGTGAGTGCGTCGGTCGCGGCGCCACCGGCAATCAGGAGCGTTTCGCGCTGATCGACCGGATCAGCCCGGAACAGGCCCAGCAGGTCGCGCGCAGGCTCGCGCCCTATCGCGCCGCGACGCAGCGCAGCAGCGATGTGGAGACCGACGATTCCGAGGTCATCTCGACCTGGAGTCAGCTGATGGGCCTCGGCGATATCGGCACCTTCAATCCGGAATCCGCGTGGCGGCCGCGGTACGGCCGGGAGCGGCTGCGCGTGCCGTTCGGTGTCGGCGCCGACGGAATGCCGGTCGAACTGGATATCAAAGAGGCCGCCGAGAACGGCATGGGTCCGCACGGATTGTGCATCGGCGCAACCGGTTCCGGTAAGTCGGAGTTCCTGCGCACCCTGGTGCTGAGCCTGCTGGCAACGCATTCGCCGGACCAACTGAACCTGGTGCTGGTCGACTTCAAGGGTGGTGCGACCTTCCTCGGTCTGGAGGGTGTCCCGCATGTGGCGGCGGTCATCACCAACCTCGAGGAGGAGGCGGATCTCGTCGACCGTATGCGCGACGCGCTGGCCGGTGAGATGAACCGCCGCCAGGAGGTGCTGCGCGCGGCGGGCAACTTCGCCAACGTGCTGGAGTACGAGAAGGCCCGCGCCGCGGGCGCCGATCTGGATCCGCTGCCCGCGCTGTTCGTCGTGCTCGACGAGTTCTCCGAATTGCTCAGCCAGCACCCGGATTTCGCGGAGCTGTTCGTGATGATCGGCCGCCTCGGCCGCTCGCTGCACGTGCACCTGCTGCTCGCCTCGCAGCGTCTGGAGGAGGGCAGGCTCAAGGGCCTGGAGAGTCACCTGTCCTACCGGATCGGTTTGAAGACGTTCTCCGCCAACGAATCCCGACAGGTGCTCGGCGTGCCCGACGCCTACAACCTGCCGAACAGTCCCGGTGGCGGCTATCTGAAGTCGGACTCCGGCGAGATCGTGCGCTTCCAGGCGTCGTACGTGTCCGGCCCGTATGTCGGCGGCGGTTCGCAGCGCGACAACACCGTCGCGGGTCAGGCGGGCGAGATCGATATCAAGGCACGGCCGTTCACCGCGTCGCACGTGGATTTCCGTGCGGTGGACCGGGTTCCGCTGCCGCAGGTGTCGCAGTTGGAGCCGGAGCCGAAATCGGATGAGGGCGAGCAGATCTCCAACCTGAACATGCTCACCTCCCGGATTCGCGGGCACGGACGCCCGGCGCACGAGATCTGGTTGCCGCCGCTCGGCGATGCTCCGACGCTGGATCAACTGATTCCGCGCTCGATCCTCACCGGCGAGTACTCGGCGGTGGCCACGCTGCGCGCGCCGATCGGCATCGTCGACCGGCCCTACGATCAGCGCCGCGATCACATGTTCGTCGACCTGTCGGGTTCGCGAGGCAATGTGGCGATCGTCGGCGGCCCGCAATCGGGTAAGTCGACGGCATTGCGCACGATGATCATGGCGCTGTCGATGACGCACACCGCCGAGCAGGTGCAGTTCTACTGCCTCGATTTCGGTGGCGGCACGTTGGGCAGCCTCGAGGGCCTGCCCCATGTCGGCTCCGTGACCAGCCGCTTGGAAGAGAACAAGGTGCGGCGCACGATCGCGGAGATGACCACCATCGTCCGCAGTCGCGAGCTGCGATTCCGTCAGCTCGGCATCGAGTCGATGGTGGAGTTCCGTCGGCTGCGTGCGATGGATCCGTCGAGCAGCCCGGCCGCCGCGGGTGCGCACGAGGACCCGTTCGGTGACGTATTCCTGGTGATCGACGGTTTCGGTTCGATCCGCCAGGACTTCGACGCGCTCGAGCAGACCATCATGAACCTGGCGGTGCAGGGTCTGTCCTACGGCGTGCACGTGGTGATCGCGCTGGCCCGCTGGGCCGAGGCGCGTCCGGCGCTGAAGGATCAGATCGGCACGAGAATCGAGCTGCGCCTTGGTGATCCGATGGATTCGGATCTCGGCCGCAAGTTCGCCTCGCTGGTGCCGATGGGTCGCCCCGGCCGCGGTATGACACCGGACTGCCTGCATATGCTCACCGGTCTGCCGCGCATCGACGGCAGCTCCGACCAGACGACGCTGGGTCCGGCGGTGGCCGATGCGGTCGCCACCATCGCGGCGGCGACGCCGGGGCGGCATGCGCCGCAGGTGCGGATGCTGCCCGAGGAACTGCCGCGCGAGCAGCTGTACTACCTGGCGGGCAATTGGCCCTCGCAGCTCGACCCGGCCAGGGCGAATCTGCGAATTCCGATCGGTATCAACGAATCCGAGCTGGCCCCGGTCTACCTCGACTTCAACGAGAGCCCGCACTTCATCATCATCGGTGACTCGAAGGCGGGTAAGACCACGCTGCTGCGCAACATCATCGACGGCATTGTCGCCTCGAACACGCCCGATCAGGCGCGCATCATCCTCGGCGACTACCGGCGCACCCTGCTCGGCGCGGTGCCGTCGAACTACCTGGCGGGCAAGGGTTTCACCGCGGAGATGTTCACCGACAACATGAACGATCTGCCCGCCTACCTGGCCAGGCGCCAGGCGCCCGCGGATGTGACGCCGCAGCAGCTGCGTGAGCGTTCGTGGTGGAGCGGTCCGGAGCTGTACGTCATCGTCGACGACTACGACCTGGTCGCCACCTCCAGCGGCAACCCGGTGCAGGCGCTGCTCGACTATCTGCCGCACGCCCGCGACCTCGGTTTCCACGTGATCATCGCGCGGCGTTCCGGCGGTGCCAGCCGAGCCATGTACGAGGCGGTGATCGGGCGGATGCGGGATCTCGGTTCGGCCGGTTTGATCATGAGCTGCAACAAGGACGAGGGCGTCCTGATGGGCACCACGCGGCCGAGCTTCATGCCGCCCGGCCGGGGCACCTTCGTCACGCGCGATGTCGAGGGCCTGATCCAGCTGGCCTGGACGCCGTCGGCCTGA
- a CDS encoding type VII secretion-associated protein yields the protein MSTVELVVTESRIWARGSATHWDLPPSITLGGNGYDLIVGEPLTPPTQVSSAVQFATADRIALEPRLPSAVEALNAIFGTILQTMRITVPADRIIVICSTEWGPRRRGVFEAALRRFAADILFEELAIRTVDADEATSHSRRVVVFEFGSLTTTASTVVRDHRGTRIESCEHEPNLAADELTPAALSAFLDRLLGGRPADLVQVFGVLTPQQLETVRAVVHQSCGATVDLRVITGPDLLRRASEPSSRPEPAPPTLPDAEWMQPLRARAAAMKPPNPRRPYYIAGAAIAVVVALAATAVILLTGSHDKPGAVASNVPPTQPDLPPPPIESGPTMETFGRLQFQTPEGWKIAPGADPAKGRIDLIPQDGTKMRMTVVTAVVDLGTSYDQVATELQAKIAKRPPGTITDLTRDVVFGGRSGISYQEHPTDGSTVRWHVLVEFGYEISIGCQYADNNWSMLSGTCDKFATTVHVLP from the coding sequence ATGTCAACGGTCGAGCTGGTCGTCACCGAATCCAGGATCTGGGCCCGCGGCAGCGCGACGCACTGGGACCTGCCGCCGTCGATCACGTTGGGCGGCAACGGATACGACCTGATCGTCGGCGAACCGCTCACCCCGCCGACTCAGGTCAGCTCCGCCGTGCAATTCGCGACGGCGGACCGGATCGCGCTGGAGCCGCGGCTGCCGTCGGCGGTCGAGGCGCTGAACGCGATATTCGGCACCATCCTGCAGACCATGCGGATCACGGTGCCCGCCGACCGGATCATCGTGATCTGCTCGACCGAGTGGGGTCCGCGGCGGCGCGGTGTGTTCGAGGCGGCGCTGCGCCGCTTCGCTGCCGATATCCTGTTCGAGGAGTTGGCGATTCGCACGGTCGACGCGGATGAGGCCACCTCGCACAGCCGCCGCGTCGTCGTCTTCGAATTCGGTTCGCTGACAACTACGGCCAGCACGGTGGTGCGCGATCACCGGGGCACCCGGATCGAATCGTGCGAGCACGAACCGAATCTCGCGGCCGATGAGCTCACCCCGGCGGCGCTTTCGGCCTTCCTGGATCGGCTGCTCGGTGGCCGTCCGGCCGATCTGGTGCAGGTTTTCGGGGTGCTGACCCCGCAGCAGTTGGAGACGGTTCGCGCGGTTGTGCACCAAAGTTGCGGTGCCACAGTCGATCTGCGCGTGATCACCGGACCCGATCTGCTGCGCCGCGCATCGGAGCCGAGCAGTCGGCCCGAACCGGCCCCGCCGACCCTGCCCGATGCCGAATGGATGCAGCCGCTGCGCGCCCGCGCCGCCGCGATGAAACCGCCGAATCCGCGCCGCCCCTACTACATCGCCGGTGCGGCGATCGCGGTCGTTGTCGCACTCGCCGCGACGGCGGTCATCCTGCTCACCGGCTCGCATGACAAGCCCGGAGCGGTCGCGTCCAATGTGCCCCCCACGCAGCCAGATCTGCCGCCACCGCCCATCGAGAGCGGTCCGACGATGGAGACCTTCGGCCGTCTGCAATTCCAGACCCCGGAGGGATGGAAGATCGCCCCGGGCGCGGATCCGGCGAAGGGCCGGATCGACCTGATCCCGCAGGATGGCACCAAAATGCGCATGACGGTCGTGACGGCCGTTGTGGACCTCGGCACCAGCTACGACCAGGTCGCCACCGAATTGCAGGCCAAGATCGCGAAACGCCCGCCGGGCACCATCACCGACCTGACCCGCGACGTGGTCTTCGGCGGCCGCTCCGGCATCTCCTACCAGGAACACCCGACCGACGGCTCAACCGTTCGCTGGCATGTCCTGGTCGAATTCGGCTATGAGATCAGCATCGGCTGCCAATACGCCGACAACAACTGGTCGATGCTGTCGGGAACCTGCGACAAGTTCGCCACCACGGTGCATGTGCTTCCTTGA
- a CDS encoding AAA family ATPase yields the protein MGGRYAFEDSNGRFIREIRLDPDAVEPGYPFDLPAVRFLARSNELTLPGGVTFLVGENGSGKSTLLEAIAVAAGINAEGGSQSFNFATRASESCLGKLLTLAWGIRKPRSRFFLRAESYYNVTTELERLDAEPGSPPLLPAYGGVLAHERSHGESFIDLMRHRFRPSGLYLLDEPEAALSPRGCITVLTRLTQLVAQGCQIVAATHSPILLALPGARIYEIDDSGEISIVDYDDALPVRLTRGFLAAPDQYLRHLLDTDN from the coding sequence GTGGGTGGCCGGTATGCGTTCGAGGACTCCAACGGGCGGTTCATCCGCGAGATACGCCTCGACCCTGACGCAGTCGAGCCGGGGTATCCGTTCGATCTGCCCGCCGTCCGATTCCTGGCGCGCAGCAACGAGTTGACATTGCCCGGCGGTGTGACATTTCTGGTGGGTGAGAACGGCAGCGGCAAATCGACGCTATTGGAAGCGATCGCCGTCGCGGCCGGAATCAATGCCGAAGGCGGGAGCCAATCCTTCAATTTCGCCACCCGCGCCAGCGAATCCTGCCTCGGCAAGCTGCTGACCCTCGCGTGGGGGATTCGCAAACCGCGCTCCAGATTCTTCCTGCGGGCGGAGTCGTACTACAACGTGACCACCGAACTGGAGCGGCTCGACGCCGAGCCCGGTTCGCCGCCGCTGCTCCCGGCTTACGGCGGAGTGCTGGCGCACGAACGCTCGCATGGAGAGTCGTTCATCGATCTGATGCGACATCGGTTCCGCCCCAGCGGGTTATATCTGCTCGATGAGCCGGAGGCGGCGCTGTCACCGCGCGGATGCATCACGGTCTTGACCCGGCTGACTCAACTCGTCGCCCAGGGATGCCAGATCGTGGCGGCCACCCACTCTCCGATCCTGCTCGCGCTCCCTGGCGCGCGGATCTACGAAATCGACGACAGCGGAGAGATCTCCATCGTCGACTATGACGACGCTCTACCAGTCCGTCTCACCCGAGGGTTCCTAGCGGCCCCCGACCAGTACCTGCGTCACCTGCTCGACACCGACAACTGA
- a CDS encoding WXG100 family type VII secretion target → MTIKAHFGEVEAGAQSVIGQARGIMTLLEDLHKVVTTFVQNEWDGDANEAFTQLQAQWNTNVTQLNTTLESAGKLVSSGNSDLQGTDTSLASLF, encoded by the coding sequence ATGACAATTAAGGCTCACTTCGGCGAGGTCGAGGCCGGTGCCCAGTCCGTCATCGGCCAGGCTCGCGGGATCATGACTCTGCTCGAAGACCTGCACAAGGTAGTAACCACCTTCGTGCAGAACGAGTGGGACGGTGACGCCAATGAGGCGTTCACCCAGCTCCAGGCCCAGTGGAACACCAACGTGACGCAGCTCAACACCACGCTGGAAAGCGCCGGTAAGCTCGTCAGCTCCGGCAACTCGGACCTGCAAGGCACCGACACGAGCCTGGCCTCGCTGTTCTGA
- a CDS encoding WXG100 family type VII secretion target, translating into MAGSLKASPDALNTFSKTIQQKHSDLLTEIGRVRTAEQTTTATWDGEAKRAFEAFMEQYFTQAQKMNDKLQETAEKIVKAGTQYQDRDDQNAQAVKNVVSSLDLPS; encoded by the coding sequence ATGGCAGGTTCATTGAAGGCGAGTCCCGACGCGCTCAACACCTTCTCCAAGACGATCCAGCAGAAGCACAGCGATCTGCTGACCGAGATCGGCAGGGTCCGTACCGCCGAGCAGACGACTACGGCGACCTGGGACGGCGAGGCGAAGAGGGCCTTCGAGGCGTTCATGGAGCAGTACTTCACGCAGGCCCAGAAGATGAACGACAAGCTGCAGGAGACTGCGGAAAAGATCGTGAAGGCCGGCACACAGTACCAGGATCGGGATGATCAAAACGCACAGGCCGTAAAGAACGTTGTGTCCAGCCTGGATCTCCCGTCCTAA